Proteins encoded together in one Acidimicrobiales bacterium window:
- a CDS encoding acyltransferase domain-containing protein encodes MADASLPVNEPVAIVGMGALFPGAPDLATYWDNIVGGVDAITAVPAERWEAFFYDPAAYAINPAPPDRVYCHRGGFVDELATFDAAAYGIMPVTVEAAEPDQLIALKVAAAAIADAGGEAALGDAQKVGVIVGRGGYFTPGMARFDQRVRVAQQLVESLRDLVPGIPEDRLDEVKAAFQAQLGPSRPEAAIDLVPNLAASRIANRLDLQGPAYTVDAACASSLVAVDQAVNELRSGRCDAVVAGGVHHCHDVAFWTVFSQLKALSPSEAIRPFDRGADGLLIGEGTGMVVLKRLADAERDGDRVYAVIRGTGVASDGKASSVMKPRVDGQVLALERAWAAAGVDPASVGLIEAHGTATPVGDQAELDTLAQFFGAADGAGPAGGRSVLGSVKSMIGHTMPAAGAAALIKAALALHHGVLPPTLHVDEPHERLADTRFRTLGEAESWAAPPERRVAGVNAFGFGGINAHVVLEAAPASTHARPPVPFRQHQPVLENRLVLAERGDRVGTGERVVLLAGASADDLLAQLDDPAILTTRNDTGAAPEGPWRLAMVAPDARRLELARKVVARGTPWHGRNDVWFSNAGLVTNGGKVAFVFPGVEPEFDPHVDDVAAHFGLPLGVLAGADGDADDGGRHLGEHGAGIIALGRLLDAALAELGVRPDLVAGHSIGEWNAMIASHLIPDADIDEFIHSIDTDDVDVPGVVFAALGCGADAAEAAVGDLPDVVVSHDNCPHQSIVCGAEPSVAEVVEKLRADRVLAQVLPFRSGFHSPMLAPFVEPVREATARVPLQAPAVPVWSATTVAPYPDDPDQVRDLVIRHLLEPVRFRELALRLHDEGVRVFVQVGVGSLTNFLDDTLKGRDHLAVVAAGPRHAGLDQLRRVAAALWTEGASPRFDRLPSTAATEVEASASGIRTLSPPPEVGVGAGAGAGVPLALGAPLVHLDPATAPRLDLASGGAGVDAADLAALVGDDADLASHPVFAEFGAALAEVGPAAADVVAAWRDAGPVGPGAGPSVGPVDLGGPGGTNGAPGRGGPAVAPDAPAHEPASLTEVRTLSMEAMPFLIDHRFYRQRDGWDDVSDLFPVVPMTCTLQLFQEVASRLMPGKVPIGLESIRALRWLAVEPPIDVTINATVTGPDRVRVSVEGFSRGTVVFADDYPEPPAPDGAPLDGASRWGPTAWDLYHDRWAFHGPQYQGVTDIGPLGPTGVEGTIEALAAPGALLDGAGQLVGHWVAMHTEVDRLALPSMIERIRFYGPHPPPGDRFTCTVRIGELTDAFVRADLELVSARDADAGRLWCRIDGWQDTRFDTDEVVFPVLRDPDQLTVAEARPAGWALATEHWANSASRELMMRRFLNHHERATYEGLNPKAQRQWLLGRIAVKDAVRQWLWARGAGPLFPAEITVANQDDGRPYVVAEPPGATVGADGVTVDDLQVSLAHTEWAAAAVVAGPGEPAPGIDIEAEAPRHERFAALTLAAEEAALVPDTVGAERDLALTRLWTVKEAAGKAAGVGLEGRPKALVVDRLDGDTARIGDRTVATEVASVGEGDTARRYVVSWTTPQNDPNDRDDRARGDSGE; translated from the coding sequence ATGGCTGACGCCTCCCTCCCCGTGAACGAGCCCGTCGCCATCGTCGGGATGGGGGCGCTGTTCCCCGGCGCGCCCGACCTCGCCACCTACTGGGACAACATCGTCGGCGGCGTCGACGCCATCACCGCGGTGCCCGCCGAGCGGTGGGAGGCCTTCTTCTACGACCCGGCGGCCTACGCCATCAACCCGGCGCCGCCCGACCGCGTGTACTGCCACCGCGGCGGGTTCGTGGACGAGCTCGCCACCTTCGACGCCGCCGCCTACGGGATCATGCCCGTCACCGTCGAGGCCGCCGAGCCCGACCAGCTGATCGCCCTGAAGGTGGCCGCGGCGGCCATCGCCGACGCCGGCGGCGAGGCCGCGCTCGGCGACGCCCAGAAGGTCGGCGTCATCGTCGGTCGCGGTGGCTACTTCACGCCGGGCATGGCCCGCTTCGACCAGCGGGTCCGGGTGGCCCAGCAGCTCGTCGAGAGCCTGCGCGACCTCGTCCCGGGCATCCCCGAGGACCGTCTCGACGAGGTGAAGGCGGCCTTCCAGGCGCAGCTCGGCCCCTCCCGGCCCGAAGCCGCCATCGACCTCGTCCCCAACCTCGCCGCGTCGCGCATCGCCAACCGTCTCGACCTCCAGGGGCCGGCCTACACGGTCGACGCCGCCTGCGCGAGCTCGCTCGTCGCGGTCGACCAGGCCGTGAACGAGCTGCGCTCGGGCCGCTGCGACGCGGTGGTCGCCGGCGGCGTGCACCACTGCCACGACGTCGCCTTCTGGACCGTCTTCTCGCAGCTCAAGGCGCTCAGCCCCAGCGAGGCCATCCGCCCCTTCGACCGGGGCGCCGACGGCCTGCTGATCGGCGAGGGCACCGGCATGGTGGTGCTCAAGCGCCTCGCCGATGCCGAGCGCGACGGCGACCGGGTCTACGCCGTCATCCGCGGCACCGGGGTGGCCAGCGACGGCAAGGCGTCCAGCGTGATGAAGCCACGCGTCGACGGGCAGGTGCTGGCCCTCGAGCGGGCGTGGGCGGCGGCCGGCGTCGACCCCGCCTCGGTCGGGCTGATCGAGGCCCACGGCACCGCCACGCCCGTCGGCGACCAGGCCGAGCTCGACACGCTGGCGCAGTTCTTCGGTGCCGCCGACGGTGCCGGACCCGCCGGCGGGCGGTCGGTGCTCGGCTCGGTGAAGTCGATGATCGGCCACACCATGCCCGCGGCCGGCGCCGCCGCCCTCATCAAGGCCGCCCTCGCGCTGCACCACGGCGTGCTGCCCCCGACGCTGCACGTCGACGAGCCCCACGAGCGTCTCGCCGACACCCGCTTCCGGACCCTCGGCGAGGCCGAGTCGTGGGCCGCGCCACCCGAGCGCCGCGTGGCGGGGGTGAACGCCTTCGGCTTCGGCGGCATCAACGCCCACGTCGTCCTCGAAGCGGCGCCGGCCTCGACCCACGCCCGCCCACCCGTCCCGTTCCGCCAGCACCAGCCTGTTCTGGAGAACAGGCTCGTGCTGGCAGAACGGGGGGATCGGGTGGGCACAGGGGAGCGGGTGGTGCTGCTGGCGGGCGCCTCCGCCGACGACCTGCTGGCCCAGCTCGACGACCCCGCCATCCTCACCACGAGGAACGACACGGGGGCCGCACCCGAGGGTCCGTGGCGCCTCGCGATGGTCGCCCCCGACGCCCGCCGCCTCGAGCTGGCCCGCAAGGTGGTGGCCCGGGGCACGCCGTGGCACGGGCGCAACGACGTCTGGTTCTCCAACGCCGGCCTCGTCACCAACGGCGGCAAGGTGGCGTTCGTCTTCCCCGGCGTCGAGCCCGAGTTCGACCCTCACGTGGACGACGTGGCCGCCCACTTCGGCCTGCCCCTCGGGGTGCTGGCCGGCGCCGACGGCGACGCCGACGATGGCGGGCGCCACCTCGGCGAGCACGGCGCCGGCATCATCGCCCTCGGGCGCCTGCTCGATGCGGCGCTCGCTGAGCTCGGGGTGCGCCCCGACCTCGTGGCGGGGCACTCCATCGGCGAGTGGAACGCGATGATCGCCTCGCACCTCATCCCCGACGCCGACATCGACGAGTTCATCCACTCCATCGACACCGACGACGTCGACGTGCCCGGCGTGGTCTTCGCCGCCCTCGGGTGCGGAGCCGACGCCGCCGAGGCCGCGGTGGGGGACCTCCCCGACGTGGTGGTGTCGCACGACAACTGCCCCCACCAGTCGATCGTCTGCGGCGCCGAACCGAGCGTGGCCGAGGTGGTCGAGAAGCTGCGCGCCGACCGTGTGCTGGCCCAGGTGCTGCCTTTCCGGTCGGGCTTCCACTCGCCGATGCTGGCCCCCTTCGTCGAGCCCGTCCGCGAGGCAACGGCCAGGGTGCCGCTCCAGGCGCCGGCGGTGCCGGTGTGGTCGGCCACGACGGTGGCGCCCTACCCGGACGACCCGGACCAGGTCCGCGACCTCGTCATCCGCCACCTGCTCGAGCCGGTCCGCTTCCGTGAGCTCGCCCTGCGCCTGCACGACGAGGGCGTGCGGGTCTTCGTGCAGGTGGGGGTGGGCAGCCTGACCAACTTCCTGGACGACACCCTGAAGGGCCGCGATCACCTGGCCGTGGTGGCCGCCGGTCCCCGCCACGCCGGCCTCGACCAGCTGCGCCGGGTGGCGGCCGCGCTGTGGACCGAGGGCGCCAGCCCCCGCTTCGACCGGCTCCCCTCGACTGCCGCCACCGAGGTGGAGGCGAGCGCATCCGGAATCCGGACGCTGTCGCCTCCACCTGAGGTCGGAGTAGGCGCCGGCGCCGGCGCCGGCGTCCCCCTCGCCCTCGGAGCGCCCCTCGTCCACCTCGACCCGGCCACCGCCCCCCGGCTCGATCTCGCGAGCGGTGGCGCCGGCGTGGATGCCGCCGACCTCGCCGCCCTGGTGGGAGACGACGCCGACCTGGCCAGCCACCCCGTCTTCGCCGAGTTCGGCGCCGCCCTCGCCGAGGTGGGCCCCGCCGCCGCCGACGTGGTCGCCGCGTGGCGCGACGCCGGTCCGGTGGGCCCGGGCGCCGGGCCCTCCGTCGGGCCGGTCGATCTCGGGGGTCCCGGCGGGACGAACGGCGCGCCCGGCCGAGGCGGCCCTGCCGTCGCCCCCGACGCACCGGCTCACGAGCCCGCCTCGCTCACCGAGGTCCGCACGCTGTCGATGGAGGCCATGCCCTTCCTCATCGACCACCGCTTCTACCGCCAGCGCGACGGGTGGGACGACGTCAGCGACCTGTTCCCCGTCGTGCCCATGACCTGCACCCTCCAGCTGTTCCAGGAGGTGGCCTCCCGCCTGATGCCGGGCAAGGTCCCCATCGGGCTCGAGAGCATCCGCGCCCTGCGCTGGCTGGCGGTCGAGCCGCCCATCGACGTCACCATCAACGCCACGGTCACCGGCCCCGACCGGGTGCGGGTCAGCGTCGAGGGCTTCAGCCGGGGCACGGTGGTCTTCGCCGACGACTACCCCGAGCCGCCGGCGCCCGATGGCGCGCCCCTCGACGGCGCCAGCCGCTGGGGCCCCACGGCGTGGGACCTCTACCACGACCGCTGGGCCTTCCACGGCCCGCAGTACCAGGGTGTCACCGACATCGGCCCCCTCGGCCCGACCGGGGTCGAGGGGACGATCGAGGCCCTCGCCGCCCCGGGTGCGCTGCTCGACGGCGCCGGCCAGCTCGTGGGCCACTGGGTGGCCATGCACACCGAGGTCGACCGCCTCGCCCTGCCCTCGATGATCGAGCGCATCCGCTTCTACGGCCCCCACCCCCCGCCGGGCGACCGCTTCACCTGCACGGTGCGCATCGGCGAGCTGACCGACGCCTTCGTGCGCGCCGACCTCGAGCTGGTCAGCGCCCGCGACGCCGACGCCGGCCGCCTGTGGTGTCGCATCGACGGCTGGCAGGACACCCGCTTCGACACCGACGAGGTCGTCTTCCCCGTGCTGCGCGACCCGGACCAGCTGACCGTGGCCGAGGCCCGCCCCGCCGGCTGGGCCCTCGCCACCGAGCACTGGGCCAACTCCGCCAGCCGCGAGCTGATGATGCGCCGCTTCCTGAACCACCACGAGCGGGCCACCTACGAAGGCCTCAACCCGAAGGCGCAGCGCCAGTGGCTGCTCGGGCGCATCGCGGTGAAGGACGCGGTGCGCCAGTGGCTGTGGGCGCGCGGCGCCGGCCCGCTCTTCCCCGCCGAGATCACCGTGGCCAACCAAGACGACGGCCGCCCGTACGTGGTGGCCGAGCCGCCGGGTGCGACGGTGGGGGCCGACGGGGTCACCGTCGACGACCTGCAGGTCTCATTGGCGCACACCGAGTGGGCCGCGGCCGCCGTGGTCGCGGGGCCGGGAGAGCCGGCCCCGGGCATCGACATCGAGGCCGAGGCGCCCCGCCACGAGCGCTTCGCCGCCCTCACCCTGGCCGCTGAGGAGGCCGCCCTCGTGCCGGACACCGTCGGCGCCGAGCGCGACCTCGCCCTCACCCGGCTGTGGACGGTCAAGGAGGCCGCGGGCAAGGCCGCCGGCGTGGGCCTCGAAGGCCGCCCGAAGGCGCTCGTGGTCGACCGGCTCGACGGCGACACTGCCCGCATCGGCGACCGCACCGTCGCCACCGAGGTGGCGAGCGTGGGTGAAGGTGACACCGCGCGCCGCTACGTGGTGTCGTGGACGACCCCCCAGAACGACCCGAACGACCGGGACGACCGAGCACGAGGTGACAGCGGTGAGTGA
- a CDS encoding alpha/beta hydrolase translates to MAEVTANGVRFHVSRLGGGDQTVVMLHGLVMDNLSSYYYTLANPFARECDVVLYDLRGHGRSERPPTGYTVEDSVADLDALLTELGIDHPVHLVGNSYGGVVALEMAVAHPERVAGIALIEAHFAVEGWGHHMAGSLALAAFGLAEDEVEQWLEEQGGRKLNKLARNAEALIYDTTMLNDLEAVHPLPREALAAIACPVLAFYGEHSDLLDRARDLDELVPDCDLRILPGCTHSVLMEATPELKATLLPWILGQPVPDYPAAPETVAMAELLALAAAQDAPAGAEAPSEGEAP, encoded by the coding sequence ATGGCTGAGGTCACGGCCAACGGCGTGCGCTTCCACGTGTCCCGACTCGGCGGGGGCGATCAGACCGTCGTCATGCTCCACGGCCTCGTCATGGACAACCTGTCGAGCTACTACTACACGCTCGCCAACCCCTTCGCCCGGGAGTGCGACGTCGTCCTCTACGACCTGCGGGGCCACGGACGCAGCGAGCGCCCACCCACCGGCTACACCGTCGAGGACTCGGTGGCCGACCTCGACGCCCTGCTCACCGAGCTCGGCATCGACCACCCCGTCCACCTCGTGGGCAACAGCTACGGCGGCGTCGTGGCCCTGGAGATGGCCGTCGCCCACCCCGAGCGAGTGGCGGGCATCGCTCTCATCGAGGCGCACTTCGCGGTCGAGGGCTGGGGCCACCACATGGCCGGCAGCCTGGCCCTTGCCGCGTTCGGCCTGGCCGAGGACGAGGTCGAGCAGTGGCTCGAGGAGCAGGGCGGCCGCAAGCTGAACAAGCTGGCCCGCAACGCCGAGGCCCTCATCTACGACACCACCATGCTGAACGACCTCGAGGCGGTGCACCCCCTGCCCCGCGAGGCGCTGGCCGCCATCGCCTGCCCGGTGCTGGCCTTCTACGGCGAGCACTCCGACCTGCTCGACCGGGCCCGCGACCTCGACGAGCTGGTGCCCGACTGCGACCTGCGCATCCTCCCCGGCTGCACCCACTCGGTGCTCATGGAGGCGACGCCCGAGCTGAAGGCCACCCTCCTGCCGTGGATCCTCGGCCAGCCGGTGCCGGACTACCCGGCGGCGCCCGAGACGGTCGCCATGGCCGAGCTGCTGGCCTTGGCCGCGGCGCAGGACGCTCCCGCCGGCGCCGAGGCGCCGTCGGAGGGAGAGGCGCCGTGA
- a CDS encoding acyl carrier protein, with translation MAVTEMLTEVIGEDELLMVDEVTMDTSFNDDLELESIEFVALAEELTERYGEQVDFVSWIADLELDALVTMTVGQLVEFVAGCLDTPGDAG, from the coding sequence GTGGCGGTGACGGAGATGCTCACCGAGGTGATCGGCGAGGACGAGCTCCTGATGGTCGACGAGGTCACCATGGACACCTCGTTCAACGACGACCTCGAGCTGGAGAGCATCGAGTTCGTCGCCCTCGCCGAGGAGCTCACCGAGCGCTACGGCGAGCAGGTCGACTTCGTCAGCTGGATCGCCGACCTCGAGCTCGACGCCCTCGTCACCATGACCGTCGGCCAGCTGGTCGAGTTCGTGGCCGGCTGCCTCGACACGCCCGGGGACGCAGGCTGA
- a CDS encoding alpha/beta hydrolase, translating to MAFRRVGGLRFHVQQLGKQTTGAPVVMLHGLFTGSLASWWFTAAPAVARTHPVRLIDLRGHGLSDCPPTGYDTATMVDDVLALTDDLPPFAVVGHSYGALLGLRLALAHPERVTAVACVEPPLVGIRDGGPDDERDAPSADATDTERRLLTETSILADLRAEPPVTDDDLRAVGVPLAFVFGRRSWCAPAAERVAEVRPDAALVVLDGGHAIHLDARAEVAELLVALLDASPVTATVSDTVAGRVGDDSGDDPGDGPGDDHEAVAHG from the coding sequence GTGGCCTTCCGGCGGGTCGGGGGCCTGCGCTTCCACGTCCAGCAGCTGGGCAAGCAAACGACCGGCGCGCCCGTGGTCATGCTCCACGGGCTGTTCACCGGCAGCCTGGCGTCCTGGTGGTTCACCGCGGCGCCGGCGGTCGCCCGCACCCATCCGGTCCGCCTGATCGACCTGCGGGGCCATGGCCTCAGCGACTGCCCGCCGACGGGTTACGACACCGCCACGATGGTCGACGACGTCCTCGCGCTGACCGATGACCTGCCCCCCTTCGCGGTGGTCGGCCACAGCTACGGCGCGCTCCTCGGCCTGCGCCTGGCCCTCGCCCACCCCGAGCGGGTGACCGCGGTGGCCTGCGTCGAACCGCCGCTCGTGGGGATCCGAGACGGGGGACCGGACGACGAACGGGACGCGCCCAGCGCGGACGCCACCGACACCGAGCGCCGCCTGCTGACCGAGACGTCGATCCTGGCCGACCTGCGGGCCGAGCCGCCGGTCACCGACGACGACCTGCGCGCCGTCGGCGTCCCCCTCGCCTTTGTGTTCGGCCGGCGCTCCTGGTGCGCCCCGGCGGCCGAGCGGGTGGCCGAGGTGCGGCCCGATGCGGCCCTCGTGGTGCTCGACGGCGGCCACGCCATCCATCTCGACGCCCGCGCCGAGGTGGCCGAGCTCTTGGTGGCCCTCCTCGACGCCTCACCCGTAACTGCAACGGTGTCTGACACCGTTGCAGGTCGCGTCGGCGACGACTCCGGCGACGACCCCGGCGACGGCCCCGGCGACGACCACGAGGCGGTGGCCCATGGCTGA
- a CDS encoding class I SAM-dependent methyltransferase, with protein sequence MSGTRRRRHRLLKVVLALLAAYLLGDALKARKRLGALATLVPSDEEPSERHRLVTAEGVHVGEATLRSASAFVADQGLAAVDLVPGDLAAEEALELAALVDPTNYRRSRLAPGRGAGRALLVDADLLERADIPVTEGLDPVAFLAAEIELKRLAPTDVDLAVAPGLTTHPLDPDKRRAYVDALFSTAAPAVFAMPALQWALIGAGLVLAPPWGLAALAAYCAAPAVGAAGTPVAPSDLGSRVALRWLLEPVRWMKTLTGRWQPPPKPDPIESRREWYEQQLSLGLDRLFEERRPDCPICGSTHLHERLHTTDVLQHKPGEFILEECGDCGVIFQNPRLSIEGLDFYYEDFYDGLGEDFTEFIFGASDHSYVGRAEMVQGQAVPERWLDVGAGHGHFCLVARDTWPETTFDGLDLSDSIDEAARRGWVDHGYRGMFPELAPTMAGAYDVVSMHHYLEHTREPLDEIDAAATALVPGGHLLIELPDPESRFPLLVGRWWIPWFQPQHQHLIPLGRLKEELDRHGFDVVADDRATAHQTVDFVIAAWLWLNHFVPADAPWTPKGSPLRGLARLAVIAAGAPLLVVAFLADQVANVFIQRSDRGNTYRVLARRR encoded by the coding sequence GTGAGTGGGACCCGCCGCCGGCGCCACCGCCTCCTGAAGGTCGTGCTCGCCCTGCTCGCCGCGTACCTGCTCGGCGATGCGCTGAAAGCCCGCAAGCGCCTGGGCGCCCTTGCCACCCTCGTCCCGAGCGACGAGGAGCCCAGCGAGCGCCATCGCCTCGTCACCGCCGAGGGGGTGCACGTCGGCGAGGCCACGCTGCGGTCGGCCAGTGCCTTCGTTGCCGACCAGGGCCTGGCCGCGGTCGACCTGGTGCCGGGCGACCTCGCCGCCGAGGAGGCGTTGGAACTCGCCGCCCTCGTGGACCCGACCAACTACCGGCGGTCCCGCCTGGCCCCCGGTCGGGGCGCGGGCCGGGCGCTGTTGGTCGACGCCGACCTGCTCGAGCGGGCCGACATCCCCGTCACCGAAGGACTCGATCCGGTGGCCTTCCTGGCCGCCGAGATCGAGCTGAAGCGCCTCGCGCCCACCGACGTGGACCTCGCCGTGGCGCCGGGGCTCACGACCCACCCCCTCGACCCCGACAAGCGCCGGGCCTACGTCGACGCCCTGTTCTCGACGGCCGCCCCGGCCGTGTTCGCCATGCCCGCCCTCCAGTGGGCGCTGATCGGCGCCGGCCTGGTGCTGGCCCCGCCGTGGGGCCTCGCCGCGCTCGCCGCCTACTGCGCTGCGCCCGCCGTGGGCGCCGCCGGCACCCCCGTGGCGCCGTCCGACCTCGGGTCGCGGGTGGCGCTGCGGTGGCTGCTCGAGCCGGTGCGCTGGATGAAGACGCTGACCGGTCGCTGGCAGCCCCCGCCCAAGCCCGACCCCATCGAGAGCCGGCGTGAGTGGTACGAGCAGCAGCTCAGCCTCGGCCTCGACCGCCTCTTCGAGGAACGCCGGCCGGACTGCCCGATCTGCGGCTCGACCCACCTGCACGAGCGTCTGCACACCACCGACGTCCTCCAGCACAAGCCCGGCGAGTTCATCCTCGAGGAGTGCGGCGACTGCGGGGTCATCTTCCAGAACCCCCGGCTGTCCATCGAGGGCCTGGACTTCTACTACGAGGACTTCTACGACGGCCTCGGCGAGGACTTCACCGAGTTCATCTTCGGCGCCAGCGACCACTCGTACGTGGGCCGGGCCGAGATGGTGCAGGGCCAGGCCGTCCCCGAGCGCTGGCTCGACGTCGGCGCCGGCCACGGCCACTTCTGCCTCGTGGCCCGGGACACCTGGCCCGAGACCACCTTCGACGGCCTCGACCTCAGCGACTCGATCGACGAGGCCGCCCGCCGCGGCTGGGTCGACCACGGCTACCGGGGGATGTTCCCCGAGCTCGCGCCCACGATGGCCGGCGCCTACGACGTGGTGAGCATGCACCACTACCTCGAGCACACCCGTGAGCCGCTGGACGAGATCGACGCCGCCGCCACCGCTCTCGTGCCCGGCGGCCACCTGCTCATCGAGCTGCCCGACCCCGAGAGCCGCTTCCCGCTGTTGGTGGGCCGCTGGTGGATCCCGTGGTTCCAGCCCCAGCACCAGCACCTCATCCCCCTCGGGCGCCTGAAGGAGGAGCTGGACCGCCACGGCTTCGACGTCGTGGCCGACGACCGGGCCACGGCCCACCAGACCGTCGACTTCGTGATCGCCGCCTGGCTCTGGCTCAACCACTTCGTCCCCGCCGACGCGCCCTGGACCCCCAAGGGCTCGCCCCTGCGGGGCCTGGCCCGTCTGGCGGTGATCGCCGCCGGCGCGCCGCTCCTCGTCGTCGCCTTCCTGGCCGACCAGGTCGCCAACGTCTTCATCCAGCGCAGCGACCGCGGCAACACGTACCGGGTCCTGGCGCGGCGGCGCTAG